A single region of the Lycium barbarum isolate Lr01 chromosome 2, ASM1917538v2, whole genome shotgun sequence genome encodes:
- the LOC132623920 gene encoding UDP-glucosyltransferase 29-like, translating into MDTSTEINQKPVRVLMFPWLGHGHISPFLELAKKLVTRNFTIYLCSTPANFISIKQKLINESLTEKIHLVELRLPSSPDLPPNYHTTNGLPPHLMSTLKKAFDKSRPIFTQILNTIKPDLLLYDLLQPWAPIVASKKNIPSVVFATSSATMFSHMFHTFRYPNSEFPFSSIYYRDYEFTRMLKKQDLEPIEQQQKDKTSLKLCFKRSSNIVLIKGFEEIDGKYCDYISSLTKKKIIPVGPLVQEPTSEDGNSQILTWLNQKQKGSTVFVSFGSEYFLSQEDREEIAHGLEQSRVNFIWVVRFPKGGKLKLEEALPHGFFKKVGERGMVVEDWAPQAKILGNSNIGGFVSHCGWNSVMESMKIGVPIIAMPMHLDQPLNARLVEEVGVGLEVVRDKDGKLDSETIAQVINKVVLDKSGESMRAKAKKMSETIRAKGDEEIDDVVQELLKLCKRANVV; encoded by the coding sequence ATGGATACTTCAACGGAGATCAACCAAAAACCAGTTCGTGTGTTGATGTTTCCATGGTTGGGACATGGACacatttctccgtttctcgagtTAGCCAAAAAGCTCGTCACGAGAAACTTCACCATCTACTTGTGCTCCACCCCCGCAAATTTCATTTCCATCAAACAAAAACTCATTAACGAAAGCTTGACCGAAAAAATTCACCTCGTTGAGCTTCGACTTCCCTCTTCTCCCGACCTTCCTCCAAATTACCACACCACCAACGGCCTCCCACCCCATCTCATGTCCACACTCAAGAAGGCGTTTGACAAGTCCCGTCCAATTTTCACCCAAATCCTCAATACCATTAAACCCGACTTGCTTCTTTACGATTTGCTTCAACCATGGGCTCCAATAGTAGCATCGAAAAAAAATATCCCATCGGTTGTTTTTGCCACGAGTAGCGCCACCATGTTTTCCCACATGTTTCACACTTTCAGGTACCCTAACTCGGAGTTTCCCTTCTCCTCTATTTATTATCGCGATTACGAGTTCACTCGTATGCTCAAAAAGCAAGATTTGGAACCTATTGAGCAACAACAAAAAGATAAAACTAGTCTTAAGTTGTGCTTCAAGAGGTCTTCTAACATTGTTTTGATTAAGGGTTTTGAGGAAATTGATGGTAAATATTGTGACTACATATCTAGTTTGACCAAGAAGAAAATCATCCCTGTGGGTCCACTAGTTCAAGAACCTACAAGTGAAGATGGCAACTCACAAATCCTAACATGGTTGAATCAAAAACAAAAAGGGTCAACTGTTTTTGTTTCTTTTGGGAGTGAATATTTTTTGTCTCAGGAAGATAGGGAAGAGATTGCTCATGGGCTAGAGCAAAGTAGGGTTAATTTTATTTGGGTTGTGAGGTTTCCAAAAGGTGGAAAACTCAAACTTGAAGAAGCATTGCCACATGGATTTTTCAAGAAAGTTGGTGAAAGGGGGATGGTAGTTGAAGATTGGGCCCCACAAGCAAAAATATTAGGAAATTCTAATATCGGCGGATTCGTGAGTCATTGTGGATGGAATTCTGTTATGGAAAGTATGAAAATTGGTGTTCCAATAATTGCTATGCCAATGCATCTTGATCAACCATTGAATGCTAGGCTTGTGGAAGAAGTAGGTgttggtttggaagttgttaGGGACAAAGATGGAAAACTTGATAGTGAAACAATAGCTCAAGTTATCAATAAGGTTGTTTTAGACAAAAGTGGAGAATCCATGAGGGCAAAAGCAAAGAAGATGAGTGAAACAATTAGAGCCAAAGGTGATGAAGAGATTGATGATGTTGTCCAAGAATTGCTCAAACTTTGCAAGAGAGCAAATGTTGTCTAG
- the LOC132628144 gene encoding uncharacterized protein LOC132628144: MTAAVQTSNLNNVKPTIIANDATQKSEPLKDEELRKLLLPKLEDLPFTPPSALQSNFVTYFAPDFMKAGHDQYVHRHANGLCIVGLARTHIAFKDEGGVTSVDFNVGKSDRSGLKVTGKRKKNAQHFESNTALCKACTNDASYIVRCCVKGSLLEVNDRLIKQPELLNSLADREGYIAIIMPKPADWVKAKATLLGIEEYRELRKDMLQL, translated from the exons ATGACGGCCGCTGTCCAAACCTCGAATCTCAACAACGTTAAACCTACAATAATTGCTAATGATGCAACCCAGAAATCAGAACCACTAAAGGATGAAGAATTAAGGAAACTTTTGCTGCCAAAGTTAGAAGATCTCCCTTTTACCCCTCCATCTGCTCTTCAATCCAACTTCGTCACCTATTTTGCTCCTG ATTTTATGAAAGCTGGGCACGATCAGTATGTTCATCGTCATGCCAATGG GTTGTGCATAGTTGGGTTGGCTCGAACTCACATTGCTTTTAAGGATGAAGGAGGAGTTACTTCGGTTGATTTCAATGTGGGTAAGTCTGATCGGAGTGGACTCAAGGTCACTGGAAAACGCAAAAAG AATGCCCAACATTTTGAGTCTAACACAGCATTATGTAAAGCCTGCACGAATGATGCTTCTTATATTGTGAG GTGTTGTGTTAAAGGCTCTCTGTTAGAAGTCAATGATAGGTTGATTAAGCAACCAGAGTTGTTGAACTCATTG GCAGACAGGGAAGGATACATTGCAATTATAATGCCAAAGCCCGCAGATTGGGTCAAGGCCAAGGCCACTTTGCTAGGCATTGAAGAGTATAGAGAGTTGAGAAAGGATATGTTGCAATTGTGA
- the LOC132628143 gene encoding UPF0496 protein At1g20180-like produces the protein MHLMRKLVLSKLKSTLRRQRRIENDGSGSLMNKSNVNEEYVEALRTKSYVEMFNKVQEQLEGGKLDHHDRRLSSSSSLQLDTNLCGEAPAEIPESCQLHPLITNYFDITLEACKICELLLQNVQQTRANYRKIRRAVRLVKVGSDSRQDYSVYRELASFASIKNPFSVVNQVQILESHEGHDLLLQKLSSQFRRVNRRMKFLKSCKRVFGISIAIGYTGIMIALLVLILHSMVCIVAAPGLIACSYKLFKKRLKVDKRTISSSSLEILIAQLDVAAKGVYILINDFDTMSRLVRRLYDEIEHNRSVADMCARKKNADMLKEAIRDYSINKDCFMEQLKELEEHVCFCFLTINRSRRMVLREMVNR, from the exons ATGCATCTAATGAGAAAATTAGTCTTGTCCAAGTTGAAATCGACTCTCAGAAGACAAC GTAGAATTGAGAATGACGGTTCAGGTAGCTTGATGAACAAGTCAAATGTGAACGAAGAGTATGTTGAAGCCTTAAGAACTAAGTCTTACGTAGAAATGTTCAATAAAGTTCAAGAACAACTGGAAGGTGGAAAATTAGATCATCATGATCGTAGATTATCGTCGTCTTCTTCTCTTCAACTCGATACAAATCTATGTGGAGAAGCACCTGCTGAAATCCCTGAATCATGTCAACTTCATCCCCTTATTACTAACTACTTTGATATAACCTTAGAAGCATGCAAAATCTGTGAGTTACTACTTCAAAATGTGCAACAAACAAGAGCTAATTATAGGAAGATTAGAAGGGCTGTTAGATTAGTGAAAGTGGGATCGGATTCGAGGCAAGATTATAGTGTATATAGAGAACTTGCTTCATTTGCTTCCATCAAGAATCCTTTCTCAGTTGTTAACCAAGTGCAGATTCTCGAGTCACACGAAGGTCATGATTTATTGCTTCAGAAATTATCATCACAATTCAGAAGAGTTAACAGAAGGATGAAATTCTTGAAATCTTGCAAGAGGGTATTTGGAATTAGCATTGCAATAGGGTACACTGGTATTATGATAGCTTTATTAGTCCTAATTCTTCATAGTATGGTTTGCATTGTGGCTGCCCCTGGGTTAATAGCTTGCTCTTATAAGCTGTTCAAGAAGAGATTGAAGGTTGATAAAAGAACGATAAGTTCGAGTTCACTTGAAATACTAATAGCACAGCTTGATGTAGCAGCAAAAGGGGTGTACATATTGATTAATGACTTTGATACGATGAGTCGGCTAGTGCGGAGACTATATGATGAAATTGAACATAATAGATCTGTAGCTGATATGTGTGCTAGAAAGAAAAATGCCGATATGTTGAAGGAGGCAATAAGGGATTACAGTATTAACAAAGACTGCTTCATGGAGCAGTTGAAAGAGCTTGAAGAGCATGTTTGCTTCTGTTTCCTCACTATAAACAGATCAAGAAGAATGGTTCTACGAGAAATGGTCAACAGATGA